A single Saccopteryx bilineata isolate mSacBil1 chromosome 11, mSacBil1_pri_phased_curated, whole genome shotgun sequence DNA region contains:
- the LOC136315433 gene encoding PI-PLC X domain-containing protein 1-like isoform X2 — protein sequence MPMQTGCQRCAPGSGMCPCTICPSQVTAWGSQGSHDTMTYSLNKKSPISRTESPLLQFLAKALPCITRPVVLKWSVTQVLNVTEQLDAGVRYLDLRIAHMLEGSEKNLHFVHMMYTAVLVEDTLTEISEWLEKHPQEVVILACRNFEGMTDDLHEYLVACVRNIFGHMLCPRGEVPTLRQLWARGEQVLLSYDDEGTVRRHGELWPAIPYWWGNQVKPEKLIRYLEHMKSYGRPGRKWAAADEGGNWPVECGQQPGEDSEAVLWPRDHVGVLQHVHPVDRTGASLRGKSPHCILRERRDSSPWPYSRSCAALRWRSTFSCLAAATLGGEPAHATDSVTPQHPSASLSTTDSQPADLPLSLATDRGQATGLFILERASGIFRRQSC from the exons GCAGCCACGACACCATGACCTACAGCCTTAACAAGAAGTCCCCCATCTCCCGTACAGAGTCTCCACTCCTGCAGTTTCTGGCTAAGGCCCTGCCCTGCATCACACGGCCTGTGGTGCTGAAGTGGTCCGTCACCCAG GTGCTGAACGTCACGGAGCAGCTGGACGCCGGGGTGCGGTACCTGGACCTGCGGATCGCACACATGCTGGAGGGCTCCGAGAAGAACCTGCACTTTGTGCACATGATGTACACGGCCGTGCTGGTCGAG GACACGCTCACAGAGATCTCGGAGTGGCTGGAGAAACACCCCCAAGAGGTTGTCATCCTGGCCTGCAGGAACTTCGAGGGCATGACAGACGACCTGCACGAATACCTGGTTGCCTGTGTCAGGAACATCTTTGGGCACATGCTGTGTCCCCGAGGG GAGGTTCCGACACTGCGGCAGCTCTGGGCGCGGGGCGAGCAGGTCCTCCTGTCCTACGATGACGAGGGCACCGTGCGCCGGCACGGGGAGCTGTGGCCGGCCATCCCCTACTGGTGGGGCAACCAGGTGAAGCCCGAGAAGCTGATTCGCTACCTGGAGCACATGAAGAGCTACGGCCGCCCAG GGAGGaagtgggctgcagcagatgaAGGCGGGAACTGGCCGGTCGAGTGTGGGCAGCAGCCAGGAGAGGACAGTGAGGCTGTCCTGTGGCCACGGGACCATGTGGGCGTCCTGCAGCATGTTCACCCGGTGGACCGGACAG GTGCAAGTCTGCGGGGAAAATCCCCTCACTGCATTCTGCGTGAGAGGAGAGACTCCTCCCCTTGGCCCTACAGTAGATCCTGTGCTGCTCTCCGCTGGAGAAGCAC cttctcctGTCTGGCAGCTGCAACCTTGGGAGGAGAACCAGCCCACGCGACGGACTCAGTGACCCCGCAGCATCCATCAGCCTCTCTGTCGACCACGGACTCCCAGCCTGCggacctgcctctctctctggccACGGACAGGGGCCAGGCCACGGGTCTGTTCATTCTGGAAAGAGCTTCTGGAATTTTCCGAAGGCAGAGTTGCTGA
- the LOC136315433 gene encoding PI-PLC X domain-containing protein 1-like isoform X4, with the protein MTYSLNKKSPISRTESPLLQFLAKALPCITRPVVLKWSVTQVLNVTEQLDAGVRYLDLRIAHMLEGSEKNLHFVHMMYTAVLVEDTLTEISEWLEKHPQEVVILACRNFEGMTDDLHEYLVACVRNIFGHMLCPRGEVPTLRQLWARGEQVLLSYDDEGTVRRHGELWPAIPYWWGNQVKPEKLIRYLEHMKSYGRPGRKWAAADEGGNWPVECGQQPGEDSEAVLWPRDHVGVLQHVHPVDRTGASLRGKSPHCILRERRDSSPWPYSRSCAALRWRSTFSCLAAATLGGEPAHATDSVTPQHPSASLSTTDSQPADLPLSLATDRGQATGLFILERASGIFRRQSC; encoded by the exons ATGACCTACAGCCTTAACAAGAAGTCCCCCATCTCCCGTACAGAGTCTCCACTCCTGCAGTTTCTGGCTAAGGCCCTGCCCTGCATCACACGGCCTGTGGTGCTGAAGTGGTCCGTCACCCAG GTGCTGAACGTCACGGAGCAGCTGGACGCCGGGGTGCGGTACCTGGACCTGCGGATCGCACACATGCTGGAGGGCTCCGAGAAGAACCTGCACTTTGTGCACATGATGTACACGGCCGTGCTGGTCGAG GACACGCTCACAGAGATCTCGGAGTGGCTGGAGAAACACCCCCAAGAGGTTGTCATCCTGGCCTGCAGGAACTTCGAGGGCATGACAGACGACCTGCACGAATACCTGGTTGCCTGTGTCAGGAACATCTTTGGGCACATGCTGTGTCCCCGAGGG GAGGTTCCGACACTGCGGCAGCTCTGGGCGCGGGGCGAGCAGGTCCTCCTGTCCTACGATGACGAGGGCACCGTGCGCCGGCACGGGGAGCTGTGGCCGGCCATCCCCTACTGGTGGGGCAACCAGGTGAAGCCCGAGAAGCTGATTCGCTACCTGGAGCACATGAAGAGCTACGGCCGCCCAG GGAGGaagtgggctgcagcagatgaAGGCGGGAACTGGCCGGTCGAGTGTGGGCAGCAGCCAGGAGAGGACAGTGAGGCTGTCCTGTGGCCACGGGACCATGTGGGCGTCCTGCAGCATGTTCACCCGGTGGACCGGACAG GTGCAAGTCTGCGGGGAAAATCCCCTCACTGCATTCTGCGTGAGAGGAGAGACTCCTCCCCTTGGCCCTACAGTAGATCCTGTGCTGCTCTCCGCTGGAGAAGCAC cttctcctGTCTGGCAGCTGCAACCTTGGGAGGAGAACCAGCCCACGCGACGGACTCAGTGACCCCGCAGCATCCATCAGCCTCTCTGTCGACCACGGACTCCCAGCCTGCggacctgcctctctctctggccACGGACAGGGGCCAGGCCACGGGTCTGTTCATTCTGGAAAGAGCTTCTGGAATTTTCCGAAGGCAGAGTTGCTGA